The Piliocolobus tephrosceles isolate RC106 chromosome 2, ASM277652v3, whole genome shotgun sequence genome window below encodes:
- the ZNF501 gene encoding zinc finger protein 501, with protein sequence MIIICEEKNFCKYEFGVTSSMNSSQISLKMKHRRVNMQKKPSKCSECGKFFTQRSSLTQHQRIHRGEKPYVCSECGSCFCKQSNLTQHLRIHTGEKPYKCNECEKAFQTKAILVQHLRIHTGEKPYKCNECGKAFCQSPSLIKHQRIHTGEKPYKCTECGKAFSQSVCLTRHQRSHSGDKPFKCNECGKAFNQSACLMQHQRIHSGEKPYTCIECGKAFTQNSSLVEHERTHTGEKLYKCSECEKTFRKQAHLSEHYRIHTGEKPYECVGCGKSFRHSSALLRHQRLHAGE encoded by the coding sequence ATGATAATCatctgtgaagaaaaaaatttttgtaagtaTGAATTTGGTGTTACAAGCAGCATGAATTCCAGCCAAATATCACTCAAAATGAAACATCGGAGAGTTAACATGCAGAAGAAACCTTCAAAGTGTAGTGAATGTGGAAAGTTCTTCACTCAGAGATCATCTCTTACCCAGCACCAGAGGATTCACAGAGGAGAGAAGCCCTATGTGTGCAGTGAATGTGGAAGTTGTTTCTGTAAACAGTCAAATCTTACTCAACATCTGAGAATCCATACGGGAGAGAAACCttataaatgtaatgaatgtgagAAAGCCTTTCAAACAAAAGCAATTCTTGTTCAGCATctgagaattcatactggagagaaaccctataaatgcaatgaatgtggaaaagccttttGTCAGAGCCCATCCCTTATTAAACACCAgcgaattcatactggagagaaaccgtaTAAATGcacagaatgtggcaaagccttcagTCAGAGCGTATGCCTTACTCGTCATCAGAGAAGTCATTCTGGAGATAAACCTTTtaagtgtaatgaatgtgggaaagcctttaatCAGAGTGCATGTCTCATGCAGCATCAGAGAATTCAttcaggagagaaaccctacacaTGCATTGAATGTGGTAAAGCCTTCACTCAGAACTCTTCCCTTGTTGAACATGAAAGGACTCACACCGGAGAGAAACTTTATAAGTGTAGTGAGTGTGAAAAAACTTTCCGCAAACAAGCACACCTTAGTGAGCATTacagaattcatactggagaaaaaccttatGAGTGTGTTGGATGTGGGAAATCCTTTAGGCACAGTTCAGCACTTCTTCGACATCAGAGGCTTCATGCTGGAGAGTAA
- the ZNF502 gene encoding zinc finger protein 502, giving the protein MLNMQGTEEREIRRETCPGWVNKNKPAPEQDVCKIDSSGIVAKRFQEDEYQDSTFEKKYACEGMKENSPREIAESCLFQEGGFGGITFIHKEAPPEIISQNYNFEKSLLLTSSLVTRLRVSTEESLHQWETSNVHSNDFSDQSKCPTLCTQKKSWKCNECGKTFTQGSSLTQHQRTHTGERPYACEECGKAFSRSSFVVQHQRIHTGVKPYGCEQCGKTFRCRSFLTQHQRVHTGEKPYKCNECGNSFRNHSHLTEHQRIHTGEKPYKCNRCGKAFNQNTHLIHHQRIHTGEKPYVCGECGSSFRKHSNLTQHQRIHTGEKPHKCDECGKTFQTKANLSQHQRIHTGEKPYKCKECGKAFCQSPSLIKHQRIHTGEKPYKCKECGKAFTQSTPLTKHQRIHTGERPYKCSECGKAFIQSICLIRHQRSHTGEKPYKCNECGKGFNQNTCLTQHMRIHTGEKPYKCKECGKAFAHSSSLTEHHRTHTGEKLYKCSECEKTFRKYAHLSEHYRIHTGEKPYECIECGKFFRHSSVLFRHQKLHSGE; this is encoded by the exons ATGTTGAATATGCAAGGAactgaagagagagagattagaaGAGAGACTTGTCCAG gCTGGGTAAACAAGAACAAGCCTGCCCCAGAGCAGGATGTCTGTAAAATTGACTCATCAGGGATAGTAGCAAAGAGATTCCAAGAGGATGAATACCAAGAttctacatttgaaaaaaaatatgcatGTGAGGGCATGAAGGAAAACTCTCCTAGGGAGATTGCTGAATCATGCCTTTTCCAGGAAGGAGGTTTTGGGGGAATAACTTTCATCCACAAAGAAGCACCCCCTGAAATTATTAGTCAAAACTATAATTTTGAGAAAAGCTTGCTTTTGACCTCAAGCCTTGTTACACGTCTCAGGGTTTCTACAGAAGAGAGTCTGCATCAGTGGGAAACAAGTAATGTACACAGCAATGATTTTTCAGACCAAAGTAAATGTCCAACTCTCTGCACACAGAAGAAATCTTggaaatgtaatgaatgtggaaaaacCTTTACTCAGGGCTCATCCCTTACCCAACATCAGAgaactcatactggagagagaccctATGCATGtgaggaatgtgggaaagcctttagtCGTAGTTCGTTCGTTGTTCAACATCAAAGAATTCACACTGGAGTGAAACCATATGGATGTGAGCAGTGTGGGAAAACATTTAGATGTCGATCATTTCTTACTCAGCATCAAagagttcacactggagagaaaccttataaatgtaatgaatgtgggaatTCCTTCCGCAATCACTCACATCTCACTGAACaccagagaattcacactggagagaaaccttataaaTGTAATAGATGTGGGAAGGCATTCAATCAGAATACACACCTTATTCAtcatcagagaattcacactggtGAGAAGCCTTATGTATGCGGTGAATGTGGCTCTTCTTTTCGAAAACACTCAAATCTTACAcaacatcagagaattcacactgggGAAAAACCCCATAAATGTGATGAATGTGGGAAAACTTTCCAAACAAAGGCAAACCTCTCTcagcatcagagaattcatactggagagaaaccctataaatgtaaagaatgtggcaaagcgtTTTGTCAGAGCCCATCTCTTATTAAACACCAgcgaattcatactggagaaaaaccataTAAGTGTAAGGAATGTGGCAAAGCATTTACTCAGAGCACCCCACTCACTAAACATCAGAGAATACACACAGGGGAGAGACCCTACAAATGCAGTGAATGTGGTAAAGCCTTCATTCAGAGCATTTGCCTTATTCGGCATCAGAGAAgtcacactggagaaaaaccctataaATGCAATGAATGTGGAAAGGGCTTTAATCAGAACACCTGCCTCACTCAGCATatgagaattcatactggagagaagccctataaatgtaaagaatgtgggaaagcctttgcTCATAGCTCATCTCTTACTGAACATCATAGAACTCACACTGGTGAGAAGCTCTATAAATGTAGTGAGTGTGAGAAAACCTTCCGCAAGTATGCACACCTTAGTGAACATTACAGAATTCACACTGGTGAGAAGCCTTATGAGTGCATTGAGTGTGGAAAGTTCTTCAGACATAGTTCAGTGCTTTTCAGACATCAGAAACTTCACAGTGGTGAATAA